The genomic region AAAGCCTCGACGAAGACATGCGCTACAGTATCAACGTCGTTTTGGGGAATGGTTAGAACGTCGTTTTGGTGGAGGTTTTGAGTTCGCTCAGGCGATACGCCGCGTCCTGGTTTCCCGAACGCATCGCTTTTTTCCACCACTCCATCGCTTTTTCTTCGCTTTGTTCGACCCCTTCACCGTAAAAATACATCATTCCGACATACAGCTGCGCTTCGTCGTCGCGTTCGTATTGGGCCAGCGGGTAGAGGATTTCGTACGCTTGCGAAAACTCTCCGGCGTTGTAGGCGTTGATCCCCTCAATCAGTCGTTCCATCGGCAATCCTTTAAAAAGTTGCCGTTATTATAGCGCCCGGGCCTATTTTTAGGCTGATGGATTATAATGCCCGTATGGATTACACCGAACTCTCCGGCAAATCGGTTTTATTGTTGGGAAAAACCCGTTCGCTGAGCGAAGAGGAATTCACCCGGCTGCTCAGGCTGCACGGGATAGAGTGGACACGTACGTTGGCATCGGAGGCAGCAATGGCCTTTGAGGGGAGGATGATGAACCCCTACGAGCAGGCAGAGTCGGCGCGGATCTACGCGGAGGGGAAAATAGCGCTTCATGCGCTCGAACCTCTCGAAGAGTGGCTGTGCCGTTCAATCGAACCCAACCGGCTGCTGATGAGCCTGAAGCTCTCGAGAGATCAGGAGCGGCTGGTCGATTTTTTAGCGAATCCCTACATCACCGACGAACTTTTTTTCAAGCTGCTCGGACTTTATGACTGGCAGAACGAAGGGTTTTTCGATAACGATCGAAACCGCGACGTGACCGCCGCGATCATCGGACGTTTTTACGCCGATCCGGAGAAAAATCACAACGTCCAGTACGCGATGAGCGGACTGGCGCATCTGATCGAGCGTTACGGAACGGATGAACTTATCGGCGCCGTTGCCGCGCTTTCGCC from Sulfuricurvum sp. IAE1 harbors:
- a CDS encoding SEL1-like repeat protein yields the protein MERLIEGINAYNAGEFSQAYEILYPLAQYERDDEAQLYVGMMYFYGEGVEQSEEKAMEWWKKAMRSGNQDAAYRLSELKTSTKTTF